The genome window gaggcttctcagctccctaggagaagaatcctgggcaaggggatttttccaaaaatatgaatgtgacaGGGGTCTTACCACAGGATCctcagggagggaaggaacTTTTGGAAATTCGAGCTACAAATCCATCAGCAGGGCCTGCTGTAGGAACTGTGCTTTGAAAGCAGAGTTATTCCCAGAAAACCCCacacagcagggtcagggcCAGCTCATGAGGCTGCCACGTGCTCTCCCCGCAACCCTGAGCCACAGGAGCCCTTTGCAGCATTTTTATCAATGAGTGTCACTTCCAGGGGGACGTTGCACAACCCCTGTGGCTTCCTCTGCACTTGCACGGGATCGAGGTGCTGGCGGTGACtttcatttcttcctgctgTGGGTTCCTGCCTTGGGGAAGGCAGAGGTTGCTTTGATCCCTTTGGTGCTCCCCAGAGCATCCTCTGcctcagggccagcagctgggcttaATGATGCTGATGGATCCCTTCCAGATCAATaatattctgggattctccTCTTATGCCTTATTTCTGGGATAAGAGCCCAAAGGGAGAGGTTCCTCATCCTGGCACTCCAAATTTGGGGTCTGCTCTGGCCCcacactgtccctgctgctcccccttttcctgccctcaGTCAGGGATGgtccctctgcacagccccagggggtgaGGGGGTTTCACACCTAattccctccttttctttggGATACTCATGCAAGGCAGTGCCAAAATCATCAGATTTTGTGAGACCAGTGCCGTATTTGCTCCTCCTCCCCATGTGAGTTTATCTGGTGGTGAGATGGCCACAGCCTGGCTCAGGAGCAATTTATGGGAATCTTTGTAGCCCTTTTTGTTTTGGCTGCACCTGCCTCAACTGCCTCTTCcttctttatttattccttatttattatttgttctCTTTATTATTTGCCTCTTCCTTCCTTATTTATTCCTTATTTATTATtccttatttattatttgttcttttttcacttttctttcctgggtGCACAAAATTTTGGTGGTACTGAGTACTCAACCATAACCAGACAAGCCAAAAAAGAAGTGGCATCTTTGGGTCTTTACTCCCCCCATTAACTAatgagctttttctttcttcaatttTTCAAATTTGAATTTGTAAAGCTGAAGTTTCTCCTTCCCCTATGTTTCCTCCCCTCCAAGTTCTTGTTCCTCTGCTGGATTCCAACATCACCTGCTCACAGAGATCTTCCACAgcaggagaaataaaaccacaagTCATTTCTTCACTCTCCCTTTATATCAGTTCCTGCTATCTAATTCCTTAAACAGAATTAAACACCAACTGCCTGCTCTTGCTGAGCTGAACTTTTGTGCAATTCTCTGTAATATCCTCAGTTCCAGTCACAATGGAAAGTATTTCATCAGCGTCCAGTAAGAAGTCCCATCCGGCCCTCAGCTGAATGGAGAACTGAAAGCTTGGCCAGTCACTTCTGCAGCaaagaggaaatgtttttgctttttccatcaGAAATAATCTATTAATTGTGAGATTTTCTGTGGTTCCTGCCAGATGAGAATTCATCCTCTGGAAACTGCAGCGCCCACAGAGCCCTGATTTCAGTTTCCAGGCTTTTCTGGCTGTGGGATAttcctcaccctgctcctggTGTTTGTTggtccccagtgctgctctcttGCCCATCctgccccttttccctctgtttgGGCACCCACCAAGCCAAGCTCAGCTCATCCCTAGCTCAGGGCTGAtctctccagaaaaaaatccatccagGCTTTGGACAGCTCAGGATCTCATTCCTGTGGTGGACCCAGACAGCAattcctgctttctttcctcctgtCAGTCCCTCTCCCACTTCTCCCCCATGCACAAACCCAGCTGGCCCTGGTGAGGCAGGAGAGGTGCCAGGAgggaattccagaattccaagggtggctgcagggcagagctgtggggagatCTCTGTGGGTTTACAGGCAGAGAGGGtcatgaaaacacaaaaaacttcCACTGGCTTGCCCTGAACTTGGGATTCCTCTGCACACAGAGGGTGCTTTGAGCTCTAGAGAAAACTGTCAGTGTCTTTGCAATCAGCAGggcagaaaaacagaataaattaatGCAGATCTGGATTACTCTGGGGAATTGAGCCTTTTGCCTTTGTGCATCCAGGGACATGTCACAAGCAGGTGCCTTTACAGCAGGTGAATTTTCCAAGCCTTCCTCAACCACCACAAATGGTTATTGGCAAATCCAAaggatttattaatttatttattaatttgtagCCCCATGCACAGAGTGGCTGAAacagaaagagctgaaaattGGGAGGTGGAGAAAGAGCTGGAacagctggaacagctggaCCTGTTCTTCCACCAGCCCAAGGCCAgatcagccctgcccagcttctcctgagcagctccaggagatgATTTGCAcccattccctgtcctgctgaCACCAGGCAGGACCTGGTGGCTGGGGAAGCTTTTCTGGACAAGAACAGGCAGTGCCATGGCTCAGCATTTTGGGCAGTTGGACTTTTCCCTTGAATCAGTCAGGAATTAGTCATAGCCCAGGCAGggtcagcagcagggccaggggaagCTGGGGTTTGCTTGGTAACTGCAAACCCTCTGTGGCAGCAtcaggaaaaggctgggaaaggcaaaaaaaatggAGGAAGGAATGATTTTGGCAGCTCACTCTGTTTGGGTGTGCAGCAGAGGGGGGTGTTTGGGGAATTACCCTCTGGAATTGCAAATGCTGCTCTTTTTCAGTCGCTCTGCAGTTTTCTGGAGACTTTGTGTGCAATGAGCTGATCCCAGTGGGTACCAGCAGGatcctctcctccctctgcctccaACACTCCATGCTGTGTCCTGCCATGGGAGTCTCTGCTTGCTGGGGCTAAATCAGGAGAGATTAAATTGGATTAAATGATCCTGCTTGGGAAGAAGTGGGCAAGCAGTTATTGCAACAACTTCGGCCTTGAGAGGCTGCAGCCAAAACTGAAACTCTTCAGtcagaggaaagggaggaaagggtCAGCTGCAGCCAAAAATGAAACCCTTAGAGAGGTGTAAATccagccaggggacaggggagggtggcagggtggctgctggcctggagcagggcacCAGAGTCCAGGCCCTGCACCtgcagggactctgcagcctttccagtaaggaaattattcttttgACCAACCACCAGCAAAAAGGGACAAATGTGAGGCCCACAGTGATTTCTAGCTCGACACAACCTCATTCCCTCATGATTTTCCCTGTCCAAGCAGGAGTTGGTGTTTTCAGTGGGTACGAATGTGCGTGCAGTGGTTGTGGATCTCGCTCTGGATCCCCATGGTGGATCAGGGTGAGAAGTGGCATTTGTGGCAAACCCAGGGAGAAGCTGGCATCTCTCTCCTGGCAGGGCTTTtctgccagcacccccagagctgctgcagagccctgacacGGTTTGGGAGCACCAGGCACCCAAGGAGCACCTCGGAAGCTGCAGCCTCGTGGACGGCGCTTCCCCTTCTGCGGTTTCGCTGCCTTTTCCAGCTCAGCAAAAATGAATGATCCTAACATAATTTTTAGGCATGATTTCCTAGTATGATGTCctcactttccttctctgaAACCCTGCACCCGCCCCTGGGATGGGGATAAAaggggagcacagccccagggccacAGACAGagtcctgcagcctccccagctccagccccagctcctctcagagcccACAGCACCATGAAGGTCCTGGCAGCCACCCTGgcctctctgctcctcctggccacCTGCTCCCCAGCTGAAGGTCACCTTGGTGAGTCCAGCATGGCTGTgtcctcctgcagagccccagccctggcagggtggctctggggagggTTGGGGGGTCTGTGCCACATTGGGGGATGCAGGTTTAGAGCTGGGGTTTGCCCAGAGGGGGTTCTGCCAGGGGATGTGGAAATCCCTGGAGggggcagaggctgtgctgggctctcaccagagcCATGTGTGTGTCCCCTGCCCTCACAGATGGTGTCCCCACCAAGTGCTGCTTCACCTACCAGAAGAACCCCATCCCTCAGCGCCTTGTCAGATCTGTGTtcgacagcagcagctcctgcagcaagCCAGGAGTGATGTGAGtacccagcagggccaggggggacctggggacacacaggggtgTGATGTGAGcacccagcactcccaggggtgccaggggaCACACATGGGACActcagggtgctgctgctggcactcagatcccgctgccccagcccagcagctcaaGGCAGGTTTTGTCCTGGCAGTATGATCACCCTGAAGAAGAGAGAGCTGTGTGCAGATCCGCAGGAAAAATGGGTGCAGGAGCTCCAGAAGCACTTCCAGAGCCTGGGAAACTGAGCCTTCCCTGCTGACAGCCACAATCCCACCCCTGCACAGCTTCCAGACTCCGGCACAACAGAGAGGATTTGACCCCCAGCCTTcttcaaaggagaaaattattttatttaacttaTTTAAGTTAAACTAAATATTGTTTTTCtaagcattatttttaaataatttctaaaaactATTTAAACTATGTCAGAATAATACActaaaataaagataatttcAATCATATCCATGTGTCTGTTAATGAGGGATCAGTTTTGATGCGTCCTTGCACCAAGGTGGGAGAAGGGACCATGGGGGACCCCTGGGTTTGCTGTTCCCAGCCTGGGTCCAGCTCTGGTGCCACCCAGTTTGTCCCCACAGGTGACACCTGTGTctcacctggggctgccagTGGTGGCTCTTTTTTGGGGAATGTTCTGGAAGCACCTGTGGTGCCACAGGAGAGCTGGGGTAGGATTTTCTATGGGATGGAAAATCCTTTGGTCAGCTTGGATCACCTGGCCTGACTGTCccctcacagcagctcctgtgtctTTGATGAAGGAAAACACCACTTAGGAACATCTAAAACATCACCACTATTCTCATTTGCTGAATCCACCAGCAAATAGctaaaaaaacaataaaattgaGCTGCAGATCCATTGTCCCACACCACTGGTGACACCACCAGCCAGTTTGCCACCCAGCAAACAGGAcacaggacatggggacagcagacCCGAATTTCTGTGCCACTCAACTCTCCATCTACAGGCACATTGATATAATGGAAACTATTTTTGTGTGAACTTATTATCCTGACATATTTGAAATACCATACCTAATAGCAGCCTTTTGTAAGTTCAGAGGTAtttgtgctgaaggaaatgcagtAGATTTCACTCATCTGGGCTCCAGGAAGACACTTGAATTAAGGCCAGATAGTAAATTATGAGCAAAGGCAGAGAAGATGTGACTGGCATGTGAAAAGTAAATTTGGTCAAGAGCTGCCTGAAAGGGGCATGGTAATTGCTTCAGCTCAAAGGGGCTGTGTCACACTCACAGGGGCTTACCCACACAGTTCCTTGAGTTTCTGCCTCAAAAAATTTCCTGCTTGACATTTGCATTAATGACCTTGGCACACAaagcaggagaaggcagaggaaaTGTGCTGATGAGGCAAAATGAGATGGGATCATCAATCTGGAGCAGGCCAGGACATCACACAGAGGGATTCCAACGACCTTGAGGGCTGGAGGAGGATCcaaggcagcagtgcagagcaggatcCTGCTGGTGGGGACAGAGATGACAGGAATAGGAACTCCAgtttgggagctgggaatggctggggcagggaaaagCCCTCGGCACACATCACAGGACTGATGTTCCCATGAAAAGAGTTACATGCAaaaggtttgggttgaaaaATGAGGGACTGGTCCATGTGAAGGCACCAGGGGTTgggaggaggtgctgctggcgTGAGGACAGGCTGGAAATCAACGGAGAGGAAAGCAGGTTTGCACAGGGATGTTGCAATGTTCTCATGCAGGATTCTGAGCCAAGATAAAAACCAAGCACTGCTCCCATGGACACCAGTCCCACTGATGCCacaggttttggcttttctatttttcagattctgtgctgctttagtgtgtgggtctgggctgcatatgaggggatgctgagctctgtgcacagagcagggagacaaaacaattcctgctccagctgggcaccaaggacaaatgatccaaatctcagcccaggagcacaaacaccgtgggctggagagagaaaaacaagcagggtgggactgcaggggctaaagctggaatgggacaatgaactgcaagatgcaaatggagcagaactgatcccagggagagaccccgggagcgctcgtgcattttggggccattttggttcatcttgggttcattttgtgaccattttgggtccatcttgggttcattttgtgcccattttggttcatcttgggtgcagccctggctgggctcttgtgctgcccaaggtggatccattgaggagatcctttgaataaatccctgctttattctttaactctgtcttgTCTCTGCTCTAgctcagccttctcaaggcatcaccGCCAGCACGTTCCACAACCATCCTGCAGCTGAGGTTCCTTCCCAGGAGAGCTGCCCTGTGTTCACATGGACCAATTCCCAGAGGCCTTTCAGAGCCCAAGGTGTCCCTCAAAGCAGCATTGCCATGGAATCCAATGTTCTCCAAGGCTGTCCAAGCACCAGCAAACCAGGAAACTCCTTCCCAGGACAAGCTTCACTCGTTCCCCTGCGGGCCTGGAGGTGGTTTCGGTGTGAGCTGCCtcaccctggcactgctcagctcaTCCCTTCAGTCTGGAGCAGCAGGATAACAGCACTTCTGCCCCATTTCCTCCAGAATATCCTTTTTGGACACTCCCACCTCTAACAGCCCTCATTCTGTGCCctgaaggagcagagctgaggcagccTGGGTGCAGACACCCCCATTGCCTAAGCTGACcctttgctgctcctcagggctggaTTCATTTTGTGGTTCCAGCCTTTCACTCTCCacattccctgtgtgtgtccatCCCAGCTCACTGTCCTTGGGATGTGCCACCATCTCTGCAGTGCTTCAGGACATCAATTCTCCTCTGGGATCATCAGGGGTTTCtagttctttctttctctccttttggtCTCCTCCACATCCTCATCTCTGACCAAATCCCTCAGAGCTTCCTGGGCCACCTCACTGCTGAGTTGAAAGATTTTTATAGCACTATTTGaaatttttaggctttttctGTCAACTTCCTCTTTCTCTGGAATTTCTCTTTCGATTTAACAGGGACAAGACTAATCCTGGGCTCTGCTTGGATCCCTTTCCTTTTCAACCACAGGATGTGGGACTGACTCACATTTTAGGGAGAACTATTCCTATCCCCCCTGATCTGTGAATCCCAGCACCAACAGCATCCCTCCACCCCCAAATGCCAGCCAAAGCTGTCACTCTGGACActctctcctgcttttctcctgaATTTTCCTTCTGTGAATTCCCCAGCTGTGAaacctttgctttgcttttaggACCAAGCCAGGAGTAATGGCACCCATCAGCCCTTTCCCATCCTTTTCAGAGTCActtttttccctgcagcctccatGCCTGCACCCTGCTGGGTGTAATTCAGCATGACAaagcctcttcctcctcccagagGGGCATCACTCCTGATTCAAAATGCTTTCTGGTGTGAAATCTGCTTTTTACCTGGGCTAAATgcctcagagcagccccaggatgggctcccctgtgtccctccaaAGAGCTGACCCTGCCACCCCCAAAAATGCCTTGCAGGAAGGTGGGGAAGAGCCCAGACAGTGCAGAGAACCAGAAATAACAAAACGCAGGCACGTTTTGCACCTGGGTCTGCCTTTTGCCTATAAAGACGAGtgaaaaaaaggtgattttgcAAACAAGGACTCAGCACAGCAGGACCGTGTCCCCATCACcaagagcagcaggctgggagctcAGGTGACCATGACAAATGACAGgtgccagcctggagctccaTGCACAGCCCTGAGGTTGGGGCACAAGTggcaggggatgctctgggaaggACCCAGCAAACACCTTGGGCACgagaggcagcagccctgggtgccTCAGAGGGCACAAGCAGAGGAACAAGCCAGACACAGGGATCtctgcaaggaggaagaggaaggaattcGCTCTGGGTGTGATTCTGCAAGAGGCAAGATGTGAactcatcctgctgctgggaagtggctccagagcagcagcacgggCAGGAAAGGGTCAGGATGAGTCAGGGCTCAGCACATGTGTCTGGTGGTGCCCACATTCCAGGGCCAGGTCAAGCCTGCATCATGCAGGAGGTGGAAATAAATTGGTTTTTGAGAGATGGGTCCCAGCAGAGGATGTGCTGTCTCCAAGGATTGAACGTTGGCTGCCCTCCACAGCTCAGGGGCACCCTGAGGAGTTTCCCATCTGCACAGTTCCCCTTCCCAGGGCTTctcagggaagggagaggcCCTTGGGCTTAGAGCACATGGTTTTTCAGAGAAACAGAGCAAGCAGGCCTGAGGAAACACAACTTCCACTCGCTGTGTCACTCTAGGAACAGACTTCCCTCTCCCCAGGTgatctcccagcagctcctcactgctgcaggattttttctcccttttttttttttgctgtttgagaTCAGAACACCATGtcatttccagcaggaaaacaaaggatGAAATTGTTCAGTGACCCCTGTGGCCCATTCTGAGGCCTCTCTCACCCTCCTTGCACTGCACACCACAATTCTTCCACACTCTGCCAATTTAACAAATCCCCGCTTGTTTCAAGcagcattaataaaaatatcacatagcagcagagctgtggggtccCACAGACTCCTGGCAGCCAGGGGTGAAACCCACCCAGGCCATTTCCACAGGCTGACAATGACAATGAGGTGTCAGAAGCATGAGGGGACTTTTTTGCAATGTGGGGAGCTGCACAGCACCGAGCTGCTCATGCAATAATcccttcccagagcacagcactctCAGATTTTGAATCCCTGTCAAAAATGACGTCAGGTTAAACTCCAGGAGAagaacaggagcctgctggTGTGGgaacacagggctgggcagagtttCCCAAGGATTTCCCAGGCAGCTCTTCccaagctgctgcagagcagcattgCAGCAccatctgctgcctgctgctccccagctcctcagagGCAGCTGAGAAATCCCTCACTCACCCCTCAGGGTGACAAATCCTGCAGTCACCGATGAGAACGTGGATCTGTCTTCTCTTCTGGGGGGAAATCAGGGCTCAGGCTCCTCAGAGCTCCCTCAGCTGAGGCACAGTCTCAGATCCTGTGGTCAATACTGCAGGTGAGTGTGGGCAGCAGAAGCACCAACTTACAGAGTTTAATTGCTGCAAATATTTACTCAGGGTTTCAGCAAATTAACACCCTGCTGGCACTTCTCTGTGCAGCAGCCTCCCTGTGAGGGCACAGCACACCTGACTCCATGTGTGGCTGGGCATTTCTCAAGctgatcccagctcctcctgaccCATCTGAAAGGTTCACAGGAGATTCCAGCTCCTTCTTGCCCACCTAAAAGGTTCACAGGAGATCCCAGCTCCTCTTTCTCCATCTGAAAGGCTCACAGGAGATCCCAGCTCCTCTTTCTCCATCCAAAAGGTTCACAGAAGATTCCAGGTCCTCTTTCTCCATCTAAAAGGCTCACAGGAgaccccagctcctcctggcccaCCTCAGAGCCCAAACAcccatcccagcctgcaggaaggTGGTGCTGCACAGGAGCAAGGCCCAGCAAGGGCACAGCAGGCTGAGAACAGCATGTAAAGGCAGGGTTTGTATTTGAGCTGGCAGGAGTGTGACCTTGTCCTTTTCTTCACTGGGATTTACAGGACTAAGtccaaagaaataaatcaaaggTGCACATGGAGCAGGTCTCTTCCTCTGGGCCCTGCTCCACAGGGCAGCTGAGGCCCaagagcagaaggaagaagcagcacgTGTGGAGGATGAGGGCACAGGCTGCCTTGGCTGTGGGAAGGCACATGCCAGAAGAAAGAGggaacaggaaaagaagaacCAGGGGAATCCCAGTATTTCACCTCAACCTCAAATCCGAGAATGCCACATTCAAaaatgctgcagcatttcctggCTGATACAGGAGATGGTTCACTGTCCCAAATCCTGGCCCatgcccccctccccagccttggGACCATGACAGCATCTGCCTCATCATTCTGGCATTTCTGACAGCTTCACACACCAGGTTTCTGCAGACAGCTCAGGAATTGTGTGCACCAGCCAATATTCTGCAAACATCTTGTGCCAGATTGGGCTGGCAGAGAATGGACACAGCCCAAGCCACCCAGGCAAGGCAGGGCAGCCCCGCAGAGCTCTCCTGTCCCCTCCACAGGCAGTTGCCATCCCCCTGTGtgctcagcctgctgcagaTGTGTACAGAGCAGATTTGGGTGTTTGTTCTCCAAAGCTGCCTTGTTAATGCTGGAGGAATATTGACACAACGCTCCCTTCGAAGCAAGTGGAAATTGAAGCTCGTTGTTGAacctggtttttttctttaatctcagCTTTTAGAATAAGACATTTAACAACATtacctttcatttttatgtcACATGTCACAAGTTCAGCTGGGCTCCTGCTTTAGCTACAGCTGAATGTTGTCTGCTTCCCCAGAAGTCCCCAGAGTGAAGATTTATGGAGAAGCAGACActtaaacacacacaaaaccagaaaatgcaAGTGGGTTTTACTAATGAGGCAGGCACTTTGCTGCATGCACCTCTCCCCACCAGAAACAAGTCCCACTTTAGCAGACACCAACAGCATCTTTTGTCTTTGTCTAAtttgggagctgtgctgcacagaagTGGGAAGGCAGTTAATGTATGCAAAGTTTGCTCAAGCAGAAAATGCTTGATCTGGTCAGGGACTGGAAGAACAGAAGCTTTGCATTCCAAACAAAGGATTCCCCCAGGAATGGGAGGTACTTGAAGATGTCCACTTCTGCATCTGGAATTAAAAGCTGAGATTTCTCACAGAGAAATGCAAATCAATTAAGTGAACCAAGAAATGtttggggaggagaaggaaaatactTGGCAGGCAAACACTAAAACATCAAGTAGCTCTGTGGGAGTCATGTCCCAGGGACTGGACCAAAACCATAATTAGTCTGTTGTGGAGATAAACACCAAGCTTGTGTTCTGTTTTCTCATCCCAAACACCTCCTGGGCACTTGCTGCCTTACAtccttcctccagcagcagagctctaaGTGTGTGAAACACCTGGGGGAGGAAGAGTTTTAGCCAAGTGTGAAGTGTTCCTTCCAAAGTGCACAGGCAATAAACAACATTTCCTCTGGCTTTGCACTGCTCCCAGCCACACTGGGGGCACTTGTggcattcccagctgctggcccctgcctgggagctggaTGGCAGCTCTGGATCCACAGTGCCTTGTCTCTCAcacctggcagcagccagagctgcccaaGTGTCCCCACAGAGGTAAAAAGGACACCAGTCCCACCAGGCTGGCAAGGAAATGAGGGGCTTCAAATGTAGATCACATCTGAGTCATGCTGCTGAACCTGCAGGCAAATCAAAGAGGGAGAATTAGTGCTGGCTGAAAGTAGCTCCCTTTGCTCTAGGTCTTCCTCTCCTCCAACTCTGGAGCCttttgcaagatgctctgcaatagctttttcttccttctttaaaCAAATTTGCCTCACCCCtgagtttagtcttaaaagctGTTTTTGTTGCCTcagaaggagctgctccctcagctgctgctgcactcagCTGTGTCCTTTAGCTCTAAACACACCAACCCTGAAGGAGGTATTGAATGTTATATTCAGGAGCTTTTAATTGATCCTAAACCCCTCCAGTTTTGTTCAGCCGAACCACAACAAATCCATCAAGGCTTTCTCCATTCCCAGCACCTTGCCCAATTAGCATTGCCCACAgacagctgatttcctccccaCTGCTCCAGACCACATTTCCTTCCAGCTCTTCCTCATTCTCCAGCCCAGTGACATTTCAAAGCAGGTTGTTTTCTCCTGCCACCCAGCTCATTGCTCTTCAGGCCTCTTTGACAGGGAGCACATGGAAGAGAACTGAGCTGTTGGGAGCCTGGGGATTTATTGGtctcttcctccctgctttttaaaagcaggagACAGGCACAGTATGTTTTAAGCTCTCTATACCTGGGAGCACATTTCTCATTTCCAAGTCTGGCTGgtacaaataaaatttaacacAGATCCTCCTACTGTGTACAGACATCTCTGCTTCATTTACCAAGGCTTACAGCTTTGCACTCCAGCTTAGATCAGAAGTGAGAAAAAACAGGCAGCCTCGAGTTATAAACATTCCCAAATGATGTGCCAGCACCAGGGGCTCCAAAATACTGCAAAATCCTTGTCAGCTCTgaggctgggacagagcaggacaAACCAGGTCCCTACAGGCAGCCACCCTCTCTGAACTCTCAACTTTTAGGCAACATTTCGGAATTTATTTATGAATCTGATTACCTTGATAATCTGTTTTCTGGTTCCTGTGCCCACACTGTTGGCAGCCAGGGAATTGGCTTGGGAAGATGACTTTTCCACTGGCACCATGTGCTGAATTTTGTTGGTGCAGGGCCAGCTGCTTGCAGTGTTTAACAAGTAAGCAGGGAAAGGTCTTTGCAGATTTACATCCACTGCATCTCCAGTTCCGAAGGTTTCCATCCATGATGGGGCCTTTAAAAGAACAGAGCACATGGAAATTTAATGCCCCCTCTATATCAACACTCATCAAGCCAAAAAGAACATCAGATGAGTAGTCAGAAAATAAAGACCATCTTTCCTCATCATTTTTCAAGCCTCCCTTCTGTCTCTAAAAAACCATTGACTCAGAGCCATTTTTGCTACATGAGGAAAAACCTGCAGACAAAGCCAGCCCtattcctgccctgctgcaggaagaaGCCAAAGAGTTTATTTAAATAACAAGCAACTTATGACAAAAATTTGGGTCTAGTTCCTCATtgccctcaaaaaaaaaaaagaaacacaccaAGGCTTTTATGACTTTCAGCAACCACAAAGGACATTAATGAGAATGTGAAGCAAACTGTAAGAAACCACATTTAAATGTGTTAGTCACAACAATTTCATTTGCTCCAAGACCTTAAACCCTGACTGTGATTTCATAATCA of Molothrus aeneus isolate 106 chromosome 20, BPBGC_Maene_1.0, whole genome shotgun sequence contains these proteins:
- the LOC136565177 gene encoding C-C motif chemokine 3-like translates to MKVLAATLASLLLLATCSPAEGHLDGVPTKCCFTYQKNPIPQRLVRSVFDSSSSCSKPGVIMITLKKRELCADPQEKWVQELQKHFQSLGN